From the genome of Miscanthus floridulus cultivar M001 chromosome 10, ASM1932011v1, whole genome shotgun sequence, one region includes:
- the LOC136489610 gene encoding uncharacterized protein, giving the protein MYDAIDILDLCQLEDDKRRESRGGGRMERHKAPSCFQALHFYLWNPVFPHKIGSRIKELNQRLEDIHKEPDKYKFNISLGSNPEPRKLTASELSSYRTSSQVDE; this is encoded by the coding sequence ATGTATGACGCCATTGACATCCTCGACCTATGTCAACTCGAGGACGACAAGCGGAGGGAGTCCAGAGGTGGTGGTAGAATGGAACGACACAAGGCTCCCAGTTGCTTCCAAGCATTGCACTTCTACCTATGGAATCCTGTGTTTCCACACAAGATAGGTAGCCGCATCAAGGAGCTCAACCAGCGGCTGGAAGACATCCACAAGGAACCGGATAAATACAAGTTCAATATCAGCCTCGGTTCCAACCCGGAGCCAAGGAAGCTAACTGCTTCTGAGTTATCCAGCTATAGGACAAGTTCACAAGTCGACGAGTAA